The Coffea arabica cultivar ET-39 chromosome 4e, Coffea Arabica ET-39 HiFi, whole genome shotgun sequence genome includes a window with the following:
- the LOC140003781 gene encoding uncharacterized protein, which yields MAKRRVRLLLLPSKFRSIRQCKFLCSLPSAPPLHNETAANEAAHATDENLQQHLRKLRILLQQNRTETAKRLLNTLIHSNSASQLYTLYSLSSPPPTKPIFSSFLLSFYAELKLPHEATEVYDLIKRDGNFPSLYAFNLFLESLVSSWKYNKTLEVFLDAVNSGIRVDKFSYGKAIQSAVKLGDLEGAVEQMRRMRKCGIKPNGFVYNVVIGGLSKEGRVADARKLFDEMVDRRVLPNRVTYNTLIDGYCKAGDLEEAFNMRERMKNDNVEANVVTYNTLLGGLCRAARMEEAGRVLEEMKVHGFVPDAFTYSILFDGHLRSGNTDASLALYEDAGCRGVQLNEYTYGVLVNGLCKEGKMDKAEELMKHLMENGVVPTKVMFNAMVDGHCREGNKEKVLLTIGEMEKFGLRPDWITFNTVINMFCRASEMDHANEWIKKMIEKGISPNLETYNTLIQGYGRNCQFERCFQILEEMKDNQINPNVVTCGSLVNSLCKDGRHLEAEVILRDMICRGVLPNAQIYNVLIDEHCRRGNIKDAFSLLDEMLKRELPPTLVTYNTLISGLCKRGRVTEAEELALKIISIGLHPDVITYNSLISGYSKAGNTWKCFELYEKMKASGVKPTLSTYHPLIAQCKAEKQGQMLLEKIVQEMSDINLIPDRVLYNELLHCYVKHGKVQKAFSLQSEMVERGIPPDRMTFNVLILGCFKECKVEKAKDLFDGMRAGGLIPNADTYNTLIAGHCKLKDFVGAYIWYRAMLECGLYPTITVCNELLAGLREEGRLEEIRIICSEMSVKGLNEWSMSEDFPAATEV from the coding sequence ATGGCAAAACGTCGGGtccgtcttcttcttcttccctccAAATTCCGTTCTATCCGGCAATGCAAATTCCTCTGTTCCCTCCCTTCCGCCCCGCCCCTCCACAATGAAACTGCCGCGAATGAAGCTGCCCACGCAACCGACGAAAATCTCCAGCAACACCTTCGAAAGCTTCGAATATTACTGCAACAGAACCGCACCGAAACTGCAAAGAGACTCCTCAACACTCTCATTCACTCCAATTCAGCTTCTCAACTCTACACCCTCTACTCCCTATCCTCGCCTCCTCCTACAAAACCCATCTTTTCTAGCTTTCTTTTATCGTTTTATGCCGAGTTAAAGCTCCCCCATGAGGCCACTGAGGTCTATGATTTAATCAAAAGAGACGGCAACTTTCCTTCTCTTTACGCTTTTAACCTGTTTCTTGAATCATTGGTTAGTTCTTGGAAGTATAACAAGACCCTGGAAGTGTTTTTAGATGCTGTAAATTCGGGTATTCGAGTTGATAAGTTTAGCTATGGTAAGGCTATACAGTCGGCTGTGAAGTTGGGGGATTTGGAGGGAGCAGTGGAGCAAATGCGGCGCATGAGAAAATGTGGAATAAAGCCTAATGGGTTTGTTTATAATGTTGTGATCGGGGGTTTGAGTAAAGAAGGGAGAGTGGCGGATGCGCGGAAACTGTTTGATGAAATGGTTGATAGAAGAGTGTTGCCGAATAGGGTGACTTATAATACTCTCATTGATGGATATTGTAAAGCAGGGGACTTGGAGGAGGCGTTTAATATGAGGGAGAGGATGAAAAATGATAATGTGGAGGCTAATGTTGTCACATATAATACGTTGCTTGGTGGGCTTTGTAGGGCGGCAAGGATGGAGGAGGCAGGAAGAGTGTTAGAGGAAATGAAGGTTCATGGGTTTGTTCCAGATGCATTCACGTATAGCATACTGTTTGATGGGCATTTGAGGTCTGGAAATACAGATGCTTCGTTGGCTTTGTATGAAGATGCTGGTTGTAGAGGGGTGCAGTTGAATGAGTATACCTACGGCGTTTTAGTTAATGGATTGTGTAAGGAAGGGAAAATGGATAAGGCCGAGGAATTAATGAAGCATTTGATGGAAAATGGGGTTGTTCCTACGAAGGTAATGTTTAATGCTATGGTTGATGGGCACTGCAGAGAAGGCAACAAAGAAAAGGTGCTTTTAACAATTGGAGAAATGGAGAAATTTGGGTTGAGGCCTGATTGGATCACATTTAATACAGTGATCAACATGTTCTGCAGAGCATCCGAGATGGatcatgcaaatgaatggattaAGAAGATGATTGAGAAGGGAATTAGTCCCAATCTAGAGACATATAACACCCTGATTCAGGGCTATGGACGAAATTGTCAGTTTGAGAGGTGTTTTCAGATTCTTGAGGAAATGAaagacaatcaaataaatcccAACGTTGTTACTTGTGGTTCTTTAGTAAACTCCTTATGCAAGGATGGTAGGCATCTGGAAGCTGAAGTGATACTCAGGGATATGATATGTAGAGGGGTTCTGCCAAATGCTCAAATTTACAATGTACTCATAGATGAGCATTGTAGAAGAGGAAACATAAAAGATGCATTTAGTTTACTTGATGAAATGTTGAAAAGGGAACTACCTCCCACTCTAGTGACATACAACACACTCATTAGCGGGCTCTGCAAAAGAGGGAGGGTTACAGAAGCTGAAGAGTTGGCTTTGAAAATCATAAGCATCGGTCTGCATCCTGATGTCATCACATACAATTCCTTAATATCAGGGTATTCCAAGGCAGGGAACACCTGGAAGTGTTTTGAGTTATATGAGAAGATGAAAGCATCAGGTGTTAAACCGACCTTGAGCACATACCATCCTCTAATTGCACAATGTAAAGCAGAAAAACAGGGACAGATGCTACTGGAGAAAATTGTTCAAGAAATGTCTGACATAAACCTGATTCCTGATCGAGTCCTATACAATGAGCTTCTTCATTGTTATGTAAAGCATGGAAAAGTCCAAAAAGCATTTTCTCTGCAGAGTGAAATGGTAGAAAGAGGGATTCCTCCTGATAGGATGACCTTCAATGTCTTGATCTTGGGTTGTTTCAAGGAGTGCAAGGTTGAGAAGGCCAAGGATCTTTTTGATGGCATGAGGGCTGGAGGATTGATTCCTAACGCTGATACATATAACACACTCATTGCAGGACACTGCAAGCTAAAGGATTTTGTTGGAGCATATATCTGGTACAGGGCGATGCTTGAATGTGGTCTTTACCCAACTATCACTGTTTGTAATGAGCTTCTCGCAGGTCTCAGAGAGGAAGGAAGATTGGAAGAGATCCGGATAATTTGCTCTGAGATGAGTGTTAAAGGATTGAATGAGTGGAGCATGAGTGAGGACTTTCCTGCTGCTACTGAAGTGTAA